Proteins co-encoded in one Clarias gariepinus isolate MV-2021 ecotype Netherlands chromosome 13, CGAR_prim_01v2, whole genome shotgun sequence genomic window:
- the tedc1 gene encoding tubulin epsilon and delta complex protein 1: protein MQSEESKRNVKAKEVITALCRFLSALGVEAVPTAEVFRRAKFNRTEAAPDLWCLLSSLLRKVFEPDCACAEQTKRSPSGSQFHFVQSALWHSGYGGWWVIGPRACDFTEEVGSRDLLLAFSWLIASGDLLEALLRDSFLELDVLSSAAGGLPEEPELDLNKCEEKDVRMLQWQYGKLKLQWRNLLTAQQEQAKLTDKVCVHMSSQPSSYPGTVHVPKRSTSTALEKDLEHIRSLNGILEAYLEWKNMEPLFWCWMDSVIDGYLSDGYQEGSVDVLQRAHADTPSCSHGDKARRAVRRLDKMLLRLQTKHKDRLDRCTDTIRLSHRQKEEVERRVAAHLQDLSQISTLTSIDRGFTPYLQEPQASRSTSKSSGPVQTSGMLQALSVLQELRHRKAVLEQEMELLRQSLRDEIQSKANTLEGLVFILPLKR, encoded by the exons ATGCAGAGTGAAGAAAGTAAAAGGAATGTAAAAGCTAAAGAGGTTATAACCGCGCTGTGTAGGTTTCTTTCGGCGCTGGGTGTTGAGGCGGTTCCCACCGCTGAGGTGTTCAGGAGAGCCAAATTCAACCGGACAGAGGCG GCGCCAGACTTGTGGTGTTTGCTGTCGAGTCTCCTGAGGAAGGTCTTTGAACCagactgcgcatgcgcagaaCAAACCAAACGGTCTCCCTCAG GTTCCCAGTTTCACTTCGTGCAGTCTGCCCTCTGGCACAGCGGTTATGGGGGTTGGTGGGTCATCGGACCGCGGGCTTGTGACTTCACGGAGGAAGTTGGAAGCCGGGATCTGCTGCTGGCCTTCAGCTGGCTCATTGCTTCAGGAGACCTGCTCGAAGCTCTGCTACGAGACAGCTTTCTGGAGTTGGATGTCCTCTCGTCGGCCGCAGGG GGTCTTCCTGAAGAACCGGAGCTGGACTTAAATAAATGTGAGGAAAAAGACGTCAGGATGTTGCAGTGGCAGTACGGAAAGCTGAAGCTACAGTGGCGGAATCTTTTAACAGCCCAGCAAGAGCAGGCCAAGCTTACAGACAAG GTCTGCGTTCACATGAGCTCTCAACCCAGCTCTTATCCCGGCACTGTCCATGTTCCTAAACGTTCTACATCTACTGCACTTGAAAAG GATCTAGAGCACATACGGTCCCTAAATGGAATCCTTGAAGCATATCTGGAATGGAAAAATATGGAGCCGCTGTTCTGGTGCTGGATG GACAGTGTGATTGACGGCTACCTCTCAGACGGGTATCAGGAAGGGTCTGTAGATGTGCTACAAAGAGCCCACGCTGACACTCCGAGCTGTTCCCATGGTGACAAGGCTAGGAGAGCTGTAAGACGTCTAGACAAGATGCTGCTAAGGCTACAGACCAAGCACAAGGACAGACTG GACAGATGCACAGACACAATACGACTTAGCCACAGGCAGAAAGAAGAGGTGGAGAGGAGAGTGGCCGCACATTTGCAGGACTTGTCACAAATCAGCACCTTGACCTCCATTGACCGAGGCTTCACACCATACCTCCAAGAACCACAAGCTTCCAGATCAACAAGCAAGAGTTCAGGTCCAGTGCAGACTTCAGGAATGCTTCAGGCTTTGTCAGTGTTACAGGAGCTAAGGCACAGAAAGGCCGTACTGGAGCAGGAGATGGAGCTGCTGAGGCAGAGCCTGCGGGATGAAATACAGTCAAAAGCTAATACACTGGAGGGTCTGGTGTTTATCCTGCCTCTCAAGAGATGA
- the dnal1 gene encoding dynein axonemal light chain 1, translated as MAKSTTIKEALAKWEEKSGEKAGDAKEVKLYGQIPPIEKMDASLSTLTNCEKLSLSTNCIEKIANLNGLKNLKILSLGRNNIKNLNGLEAIGDTLEELWISYNLIDKLKGIHVMKKLRVLYMSNNLVKEWGEFVKLAELLTLVDLVFVGNPLEEKYSTEGTWIDEATKRVPNLKKLDGIPVIKQEEEEKEAES; from the exons ATG GCAAAATCAACCACGATTAAAGAGGCTCTGGCCAAGTGG GAGGAGAAATCAGGAGAAAAAGCAGGTGATGCCAAAGAGGTGAAGCTCTATGGCCAAATCCCACCTATTGAAAAGATGGATGCGTCTCTCTCCACCCTCACTAACTGCGA GAAACTGTCCTTGTCAACCAACTGTATTGAAAAAATCGCCAACCTGAATGGATTAA AGAACCTCAAAATATTATCCTTGGGTCGTAACAACATCAAAAACCTTAACGGACTA GAGGCAATAGGGGATACGTTGGAGGAACTGTGGATCTCCTACAATCTCATAGACAAGCTAAAAGGGATCCATGTAATGAAGAAGCTCCGTGTCTTGTACATGTCCAACAACTTGGTCAAAGAGTGGG GGGAGTTTGTGAAACTGGCAGAGCTTTTAACACTGGTAGACCTGGTGTTTGTGGGCAACCCTTTAGAAGAGAAGTACTCCACTGAGGGCACCTGGATAGATGAGGCCACCAAGAGAGTCCCTAATCTGAAAAAGCTTGATG GGATCCCTGTGATTAAGcaagaagaggaagagaaagaggcaGAAAGTTAA